DNA from Luteolibacter yonseiensis:
TAATCGTTTATTTGAGATTTCGATATATTCCTGTCTTCGGCCGTGGCGATGGGGATCTTAATTGTTTCTGGAGGATTTGCGGGTCCGACAGTTCTCTTTGAGGTATTTTTTTTATCTTTCGCTATCAACTCGGCCGTTTGGGCCAAGATACTATTCATATTAATAGCCAACTGCCTTGAGAATTTTTGGCGAAAGTCAGGAATGCCAGAATAACTTTCGGTAAGACCTTTGAGACGCATTTTGTCTTTAAATGTCCGGAGTACGGTGAATTGGTCGATTTCTATTTTTTCGGGATCAACTGGGCTTTGCGAAAAGTATAGCATTACCGGTTTATCTTTCGTGGTGAATTGTTCGATTTCTTCGGCAGTTCCACTAATTGATACGCCTGTGTGAGTTCCAATCCGTGTCCAAAAAACTCCTACCAAAATGTCGCAATCATCAACCAACTGGTTATTGATGATTGCCTGTGGCCTGTTTCCGAGAAGCGGCGCAGAATGGCTTTCCCATTTGATCGGCATGAGAATTGCTTTGGTTTGCAGTGCTGACACGGCATTCCATTCATTTATGATTTCAGGAATGACATTTCGTTCGTCACCAACATCACCAGGTGACGCAATCAGAACCTTGAAAACTTTGGCGTCAAATGGCATATGTAATTGTTTGGAGGTTATAGTAGTACGACATTGTCGGAATCCACGCTGGGACGAGAGAATAATTGGAGCAGATGATCCCCGGGTAATCCTTCCATAACTAGGGTTGACCTGGCTTCTCGGAATGCCCGCTGCACCGAATGTCCAAAGCCAATCGCACTGTAGAAAGATGCGGAGAAAGCTATTGCGGACGAATCATCAATTTCTCCAGATATTCCGACTACGCAGTCAATAGCTTTGGATATTTCCTTGGCTGCCATATCGGAATAACACGAATTCAGAAAAATAATCCGTATGTTGTCCTTCATAGTTTCAAATGCATCTGCCAGCGCTTTAGGAGAAACGAGTTTTGAATTGCCAGCAGCATCTTCAAATGCGATTCCGCCATTAGGTGCGCCGTGACCCGATAGATGAACAATTTGAGGATTTATTTCATTTAAGTATTGAAATAAATCAGCGGGTCTTACGGCCCACTTGCTTTTGAAATTGAGATTGGCGCGGAATTCTGAAGTTCGGATTTTGTTCTCGATCTCTCGAGTTTCTTCATCAAGTCTAAGCCGATCCTCATTTAAAGGGCCTAAACCTAGGAATAGCATATCTATCGACTTGGTGCTAGATTTTTTGGGGGCGCCGCCAAGGTGGGGAATGGATCCAATCCTTGAAATAAGCCGACTTTCCATTTCTTTGATGCCGCTTGCTGTCAAGCTCCAAGTGCGAGAGTTTTTAGTTGTGGAGAAATCGACAAAATGTCC
Protein-coding regions in this window:
- a CDS encoding CHAT domain-containing protein produces the protein MHPLSSGEIREHLSQARTPKANSINVSDCLGKSGHFVDFSTTKNSRTWSLTASGIKEMESRLISRIGSIPHLGGAPKKSSTKSIDMLFLGLGPLNEDRLRLDEETREIENKIRTSEFRANLNFKSKWAVRPADLFQYLNEINPQIVHLSGHGAPNGGIAFEDAAGNSKLVSPKALADAFETMKDNIRIIFLNSCYSDMAAKEISKAIDCVVGISGEIDDSSAIAFSASFYSAIGFGHSVQRAFREARSTLVMEGLPGDHLLQLFSRPSVDSDNVVLL
- a CDS encoding OST-HTH/LOTUS domain-containing protein, coding for MPFDAKVFKVLIASPGDVGDERNVIPEIINEWNAVSALQTKAILMPIKWESHSAPLLGNRPQAIINNQLVDDCDILVGVFWTRIGTHTGVSISGTAEEIEQFTTKDKPVMLYFSQSPVDPEKIEIDQFTVLRTFKDKMRLKGLTESYSGIPDFRQKFSRQLAINMNSILAQTAELIAKDKKNTSKRTVGPANPPETIKIPIATAEDRNISKSQINDYLTRAVATLADSDGWASVAALGKYLKTYTPVDYKILGFEKLNKFLDSTNLFETKAEQKSSRAKAADSAYVRLKRIS